In Spirochaetaceae bacterium, one genomic interval encodes:
- a CDS encoding PIN domain-containing protein produces MTALIDTNVLLDVLARREPFYAAASRVWTLAERGATRGLVSAISFNNVYYIVRKASGKGQANVALRLMRDIFEVVAVDARIVDLAMQDRSVDDFEDAIQLHSAIQAHAPHLVTRNTSDFPTDRVSVLSPDEFLALSHPDSDDSAE; encoded by the coding sequence GTGACCGCCTTGATCGACACCAACGTCCTGCTCGACGTGCTCGCCCGCCGAGAACCGTTCTATGCCGCGGCGAGCCGGGTATGGACACTGGCTGAACGAGGAGCGACGCGCGGCCTCGTTTCCGCGATCAGTTTCAATAACGTGTACTACATCGTCCGCAAGGCATCCGGCAAGGGTCAGGCCAACGTGGCGCTACGCTTGATGCGTGACATATTCGAGGTGGTGGCCGTCGATGCGCGGATAGTGGATCTAGCGATGCAAGACCGCAGCGTCGACGACTTCGAAGACGCGATACAGCTACATTCGGCGATTCAAGCGCATGCACCGCACTTGGTGACGCGGAACACTTCCGACTTCCCCACGGACAGGGTCTCCGTCCTGTCTCCGGACGAATTCCTGGCACTCTCCCACCCGGACTCCGATGACAGCGCCGAATAA
- a CDS encoding plasmid pRiA4b ORF-3 family protein, producing MHTYLEFEVSLLDIDPRIWRRFQLGADDTFGDLHEAIQDSFDWDTDHMWIFRAAGRDRRTLAGPGAFDLGFESDEIPDAWEVKLTQHFRRVSMTCRYTYDLGDNWVHAVKLRRRATTAERYHRRLVAGSRAAPKEDSGGIYGYWRLVEMIETGNDPWGLDPDEQPGWIDEWKPDQFDLATAKATFDR from the coding sequence ATGCACACTTACCTTGAGTTCGAGGTCTCCTTGCTGGACATCGATCCGCGCATCTGGCGGCGCTTCCAGCTTGGCGCGGATGACACGTTCGGCGATCTGCACGAAGCGATTCAGGACAGTTTCGACTGGGACACGGACCACATGTGGATTTTTCGTGCGGCGGGCCGGGACCGACGCACGCTCGCCGGTCCCGGGGCGTTCGACCTGGGCTTCGAGAGCGACGAGATTCCGGATGCGTGGGAGGTGAAGCTCACGCAGCACTTCCGGCGCGTGTCGATGACGTGCCGGTACACCTACGACCTCGGGGACAACTGGGTTCATGCCGTGAAGTTGCGGCGGCGAGCAACGACTGCGGAACGATACCACCGCCGCCTTGTCGCCGGAAGTCGTGCAGCCCCGAAGGAAGATAGCGGAGGGATCTACGGATACTGGCGTCTGGTCGAGATGATCGAGACCGGCAACGACCCCTGGGGATTGGACCCCGACGAACAGCCCGGCTGGATCGATGAATGGAAGCCGGACCAGTTCGATCTCGCCACCGCAAAGGCGACATTCGACCGTTAG
- a CDS encoding SDR family NAD(P)-dependent oxidoreductase: MKLQDRTAIVTGAGRGIGRATALALAREGANVTLAARTAAEIEAVAAEIQALGREALAIPTDVADKAAVQAMVAQTIERFGAVDILVNNAGVPGTSPIPEITEELWDRNIAVNLKAVFLCTQAVFSHMCERGRGHILNVSSLAGRHPGANYGAYGAAKFGVRGFTGITGQEGGRHGVKATLVEPGPVDTKMRRDHHRDDAARLGQPEDVADLILLAVTQSPQVHIPELPLYTTTNPELEMIRHWE; this comes from the coding sequence ATGAAATTGCAGGATCGGACCGCCATTGTTACCGGGGCCGGGCGCGGCATCGGGAGGGCCACGGCGCTGGCGCTGGCGCGGGAGGGGGCCAACGTGACGCTGGCGGCGCGGACCGCGGCCGAGATAGAGGCGGTGGCGGCGGAGATTCAGGCGCTCGGGCGCGAGGCGCTGGCGATCCCGACCGACGTCGCGGACAAGGCGGCGGTGCAGGCGATGGTGGCGCAGACCATCGAACGCTTCGGCGCGGTCGACATCCTGGTGAACAACGCCGGGGTGCCCGGCACCTCGCCGATACCGGAGATCACCGAGGAGCTGTGGGACCGCAACATTGCGGTCAACCTGAAGGCGGTGTTCCTGTGCACGCAGGCGGTGTTCAGCCACATGTGCGAGCGCGGGCGCGGCCACATCCTCAACGTGTCGTCGCTCGCCGGCCGGCATCCAGGCGCCAACTACGGCGCCTACGGGGCCGCAAAGTTCGGCGTGCGCGGATTCACCGGCATCACCGGGCAGGAGGGGGGGCGGCACGGCGTCAAGGCCACGCTGGTCGAACCGGGGCCGGTGGACACCAAGATGCGCCGCGACCACCATCGCGACGACGCGGCGCGGCTCGGGCAACCGGAGGACGTGGCAGACCTGATCCTGCTCGCCGTCACCCAGTCGCCCCAGGTGCACATCCCGGAACTGCCGCTGTACACCACCACCAACCCCGAACTTGAAATGATCCGGCACTGGGAGTAG
- a CDS encoding glycoside hydrolase family 127 protein has product MKGSAYHYPSPHSRMTAPALGRSRWTGGFWADRFELCHGTILPSMRRALEDPSNTARLAYFRIAAGLEEGAHEGTDWSDGDCYKWLEAMAHVYGATRDPDLDRQMDEVIGWVAAAQEPDGYLNTQITLGPAKERWQNVHHHELYNAGHCFTAAAVHLEATGKRSLLEVAVRLADYLCGVFLPTPPALANFGFNPSQIVGLVDLYRVTGERRYLELAGVFVSNRGSAPDPGFNGDLNQDRVPLREETAAVGHAVTATYLWAGAADVYAETGETAVLEALERIWNDIVATKLYLTGAIGADHFSASIRNDPVHEAFGLPHDLPNATAYTETCANIGQGMWAWRMAALTGDARYGDVLEQVLYNSGLSGMSADGTRFCYTNPLRWYGAEHRGMSNDTPERWSTHTCYCCPPQVARTIARLHRWAYGLADDAVWVHLYGGSRLQAEVAGGALVLTQETDYPWDGAIAITLEEAPEHPFTLHLRVPGWARGGELTVAGAPVAAEPGTYAAVRRQWQDGDRVTLTLPLHAELVTAHPRLEQDRNQAAVVRGPVVYCVEAVDLSDDTALDAIHLPRDFAPAARHDADLLGGVTVLEGTAIRAGGRPWDGELYRRGAAGDREPAQIRMIPYFAWHNRGNHPMTVWLPLA; this is encoded by the coding sequence ATGAAGGGTTCCGCATATCACTATCCGAGTCCGCATTCCAGGATGACCGCGCCGGCTCTCGGCCGGAGCCGCTGGACCGGCGGCTTCTGGGCCGACCGCTTCGAACTCTGCCACGGCACGATTCTGCCGAGCATGCGCCGCGCGCTGGAGGATCCGTCCAACACGGCGCGGCTGGCCTACTTCCGCATTGCCGCGGGCTTGGAGGAGGGCGCCCACGAGGGCACCGACTGGAGCGACGGCGACTGCTACAAGTGGCTGGAGGCGATGGCCCACGTGTACGGCGCCACCCGTGACCCGGACCTGGACCGGCAGATGGACGAGGTGATCGGCTGGGTCGCCGCCGCACAGGAGCCCGACGGCTACCTCAACACCCAGATCACGTTGGGTCCGGCCAAGGAGCGCTGGCAGAACGTGCATCACCATGAGCTGTACAACGCCGGGCACTGCTTCACCGCCGCCGCCGTGCACCTCGAGGCCACCGGCAAGCGCAGCCTGCTGGAGGTGGCGGTCCGGCTGGCCGACTACCTGTGCGGCGTGTTCCTGCCGACGCCGCCCGCGCTCGCCAACTTCGGCTTCAACCCGTCGCAGATCGTTGGCCTGGTGGACCTGTACCGGGTGACCGGCGAGCGCCGCTACCTGGAGCTGGCCGGCGTGTTCGTGAGCAACCGCGGGTCGGCGCCCGACCCCGGTTTCAACGGCGACCTGAACCAGGACCGGGTGCCGCTGCGCGAAGAGACCGCGGCGGTCGGCCACGCCGTGACCGCGACCTACCTGTGGGCCGGCGCCGCGGACGTGTACGCCGAAACCGGCGAAACGGCCGTGCTGGAGGCGCTGGAACGGATCTGGAACGACATTGTAGCCACCAAGCTCTACCTGACCGGGGCGATCGGCGCGGACCACTTCAGCGCCTCCATCCGGAACGACCCGGTGCACGAGGCGTTCGGGCTGCCGCACGACCTGCCCAACGCCACCGCCTACACCGAGACCTGCGCCAACATCGGCCAGGGCATGTGGGCGTGGCGTATGGCGGCGCTCACCGGCGACGCCCGCTACGGCGACGTGCTGGAGCAGGTGCTGTACAACAGCGGGCTGTCCGGGATGAGCGCCGACGGCACCCGCTTCTGCTACACCAACCCGCTGCGCTGGTACGGCGCCGAGCACCGCGGCATGAGCAACGACACCCCGGAACGCTGGTCCACCCATACCTGCTACTGCTGCCCGCCGCAGGTCGCCCGCACCATCGCCCGCCTGCACCGCTGGGCGTACGGCCTGGCCGACGACGCCGTGTGGGTACACCTGTACGGCGGCAGCCGGCTGCAGGCGGAGGTCGCCGGCGGTGCCCTAGTGCTGACACAGGAGACCGACTACCCCTGGGACGGCGCCATCGCCATCACGCTGGAGGAGGCGCCGGAGCACCCGTTCACCCTGCACCTCCGTGTGCCCGGCTGGGCGCGCGGCGGCGAGCTGACGGTAGCCGGCGCGCCGGTTGCCGCCGAACCAGGCACCTACGCCGCCGTCCGCCGGCAGTGGCAGGATGGCGACCGGGTCACCCTGACCCTGCCGCTGCACGCCGAGCTGGTCACCGCCCACCCGCGCCTGGAGCAGGACCGCAACCAGGCCGCCGTAGTGCGCGGCCCCGTGGTTTACTGCGTGGAAGCGGTCGACCTGAGTGACGACACGGCGCTCGACGCGATCCACCTGCCGCGCGACTTCGCGCCGGCGGCACGCCACGACGCCGACCTCCTGGGCGGCGTAACCGTGCTGGAGGGAACGGCTATCCGTGCCGGGGGCCGGCCCTGGGACGGCGAGCTCTACCGCCGCGGCGCCGCCGGCGACCGCGAGCCGGCGCAGATCCGGATGATCCCCTATTTCGCCTGGCACAACCGCGGCAACCACCCCATGACCGTCTGGCTCCCGCTGGCGTAG
- a CDS encoding methyltransferase domain-containing protein, with translation MIHLQFGFRREDEGPDAHFYAQPRLVTHIDEAAIAGVTQLYREYLPAGGAVLDLMSSWVSHLPAEAAYSRVVGLGMNRTELAANPRLDGYVVHDLNRHPRLPFADAEFDGAAICVSIQYLTRPAAVLRDLGRVLVPGGPLVITFSNRCFPTKAVRSWLLRDDLGHAALVARYLEAARTWTAIQHLDRSPQAGDPLHALIARRAP, from the coding sequence GTGATACACCTCCAGTTCGGGTTCCGGCGCGAGGATGAAGGGCCGGACGCCCACTTCTACGCGCAGCCGCGGCTGGTCACGCACATCGACGAGGCAGCCATTGCGGGCGTCACGCAGCTCTACCGCGAGTATCTGCCGGCGGGGGGAGCGGTGCTCGACCTGATGAGCAGTTGGGTGAGCCACCTGCCGGCCGAGGCGGCCTATTCGCGCGTGGTGGGGCTGGGTATGAACCGCACCGAGTTGGCCGCCAATCCCCGGCTGGATGGCTACGTGGTGCACGACCTGAACCGGCACCCGCGCCTGCCCTTTGCCGACGCCGAGTTCGACGGCGCCGCCATCTGCGTGTCGATCCAGTACCTCACCCGGCCGGCGGCGGTGCTGCGCGACCTGGGCCGCGTCCTGGTGCCCGGCGGCCCGCTGGTCATCACGTTCTCCAACCGCTGCTTCCCCACCAAGGCAGTCCGTTCCTGGCTGCTGCGCGACGACCTCGGCCACGCCGCGCTGGTCGCCCGCTACCTGGAGGCGGCGCGCACCTGGACCGCCATCCAGCACCTCGACCGCAGCCCGCAGGCCGGCGACCCGCTGCACGCCCTCATCGCGCGCCGCGCTCCGTAG
- a CDS encoding ribbon-helix-helix domain-containing protein, whose translation MKTLTVKLPERLAASLEREAERAQVSKSEMVRDILDRHLSGTAVSAVDLAVDLAGCVDSGVGDLSSNRARLDGFGR comes from the coding sequence ATGAAGACACTCACCGTCAAGCTGCCGGAGCGTTTGGCCGCGTCCTTGGAGCGTGAGGCCGAACGGGCGCAGGTCTCGAAGTCGGAGATGGTCCGGGACATTCTTGATCGGCATCTATCCGGCACTGCCGTCTCGGCGGTCGATCTCGCGGTCGATCTCGCCGGCTGTGTCGACAGCGGAGTCGGAGACCTCTCCTCCAACCGGGCCCGGCTCGATGGGTTCGGTCGCTGA
- a CDS encoding M1 family aminopeptidase gives MTGHNTPRRNRLCFFGAVLVALAAVLQPAPVAAVSYEFDLTYHPATAVVAGTQVISFSRSEFGDEAVLLLLNNAGAVRNPHENPLLEDLRYQSGFEAGYTRITSIVDSLGAVVPFEEFTPPAHGRMFTYPMPGLAVRLRLPPRDRYRLTVAFRTRLPALRTGDVTSRDGVFVQRFAWYPRLYPRPDRFTLPPIAGYRVRIVVPPGYRVISHDERAVPAVNGSAYLIERQAPSVTIPLTIFREDRFRLVEDASAHAVVRLFHRPGRERQARKLARYAAEALDHYAGTLGPLDYRRITIVEGVRPGAWGMAADAFVMLGSGAFNADVPSPELWNRVLEFLVAHEIGHFYFGIGTAVDFISDNWLSESLTQYVTLDYLERKYGADDNLFPGDAGPAGALARRLLAYGSFRERLVARFHALRKAGYDFPVASDVDGQNQNGLQAVIYDKGALAVRQLATEMGKDAFDEALREYARRYRRRFTDTGQFLAHLEARRPGMRSAGEQVLTTDRYPDYAVAGVAYDGNVARITIRDHGDSGLTTLVRVVVEEVGEGERTLDFTVRGTEVLEVAGRVRSVEIDPAWYTLDVDRKNNHHPRKVNWVFRQHSRHEADLVAIDLRLFELSPETLRLGGGVGYRSTGMVSYELSAGGAARIEPGAPAEWLATPPVVAPGAYAAAELSLPRGAHAGVLFTWYGAEDWSGSFALRRPLRTPLELGTRPTYYDSGLSLAAGLDVDQRPALEPWIGLDSVRLPGAVPHWASLRQRSTVLPRDGTWSLQSSLAAAVPLRIVPRVYLVPSVDLGADWRLFGIGSAPPAGVESRLRAGDRSEAGGQPATGRALGGVDLLVPLVGGREDRLLDLVVFRSLTAALYFEAENRFTAFPALGDGREWSPHAGIELSAGITSLIDVPLAIAGGLDVPLRTAGDPSTWRFYLSANLPLRLYTLLLAD, from the coding sequence ATGACGGGACACAACACGCCGAGGCGGAATCGGCTGTGCTTTTTCGGCGCCGTCCTTGTCGCGCTGGCTGCAGTGCTGCAGCCGGCGCCGGTCGCGGCTGTCAGTTACGAGTTCGACCTGACCTACCACCCGGCCACGGCGGTCGTCGCCGGCACGCAGGTGATCTCCTTCAGCCGCTCCGAATTCGGCGACGAGGCGGTGCTGCTCCTGCTCAACAACGCCGGCGCCGTCCGCAACCCGCATGAGAACCCGCTGCTCGAGGATCTGCGCTACCAGTCGGGGTTCGAGGCGGGCTACACGCGGATCACGAGCATCGTCGACTCTCTCGGCGCCGTGGTGCCGTTCGAGGAGTTCACGCCGCCTGCGCACGGCCGCATGTTCACCTATCCCATGCCCGGCCTGGCGGTGCGGTTGCGGCTGCCGCCGCGCGACCGCTACCGGCTCACCGTCGCGTTCCGGACTCGCCTGCCCGCCCTGCGCACGGGAGACGTCACCAGTCGCGACGGCGTGTTCGTGCAGCGCTTCGCCTGGTATCCGCGCCTCTACCCCCGCCCGGACCGGTTCACGCTGCCGCCGATCGCCGGCTACCGCGTGCGCATCGTCGTCCCTCCGGGATACCGGGTGATCTCGCACGACGAGCGCGCCGTGCCCGCGGTGAACGGATCCGCGTACCTGATCGAACGGCAGGCGCCGTCGGTCACCATTCCGCTGACCATCTTTCGCGAGGACCGCTTCCGGCTCGTCGAGGACGCATCCGCGCACGCGGTTGTGCGCCTGTTTCACCGTCCCGGCCGCGAGCGCCAGGCGCGCAAGCTCGCCCGCTACGCCGCCGAGGCGCTGGACCACTACGCCGGCACGCTCGGGCCGCTGGACTATCGCCGCATTACCATCGTGGAGGGGGTGCGGCCGGGCGCGTGGGGCATGGCCGCGGACGCCTTCGTGATGCTGGGCAGCGGCGCGTTCAACGCCGACGTGCCGTCGCCGGAGCTCTGGAACCGCGTGCTGGAGTTCCTGGTGGCGCACGAGATCGGGCACTTCTACTTCGGCATCGGCACGGCCGTGGACTTCATCAGCGACAACTGGCTCAGTGAGTCGCTTACCCAGTACGTGACGCTGGACTACCTGGAGCGGAAGTACGGCGCGGACGACAACCTGTTCCCCGGCGACGCCGGCCCGGCGGGCGCCCTCGCCCGCCGTCTGCTGGCCTACGGCAGCTTTCGCGAGCGGCTGGTGGCCCGGTTCCACGCGCTGCGCAAGGCGGGCTACGACTTCCCGGTGGCAAGCGACGTGGACGGCCAGAACCAGAACGGCCTGCAGGCGGTGATCTACGACAAGGGCGCCCTCGCCGTGCGCCAGCTCGCCACCGAGATGGGCAAGGACGCCTTCGACGAAGCCTTGCGCGAGTATGCCCGCCGGTACCGGCGCCGGTTCACGGACACCGGGCAGTTCCTCGCCCACCTCGAGGCGCGCCGGCCGGGCATGCGCAGCGCCGGCGAGCAGGTGCTGACCACCGACCGCTATCCCGACTACGCCGTGGCCGGGGTGGCCTACGACGGGAACGTGGCCCGGATCACGATCCGCGACCATGGCGACAGCGGTCTGACCACCTTGGTGAGGGTCGTCGTCGAGGAGGTCGGCGAAGGCGAGCGGACCCTCGACTTCACGGTGCGCGGCACGGAGGTGCTGGAAGTGGCCGGCCGCGTGCGCAGTGTGGAGATCGACCCGGCGTGGTACACGCTCGATGTCGACCGCAAGAACAACCACCACCCGCGCAAGGTCAATTGGGTGTTCCGGCAGCACAGCCGCCACGAGGCCGACCTGGTCGCCATCGACCTGCGCCTGTTCGAGCTGTCGCCGGAAACGCTGCGCCTGGGGGGCGGGGTCGGCTACCGGTCGACCGGGATGGTGTCCTACGAACTGAGCGCCGGAGGCGCCGCCCGGATCGAGCCGGGCGCGCCCGCCGAGTGGCTCGCGACCCCTCCCGTGGTCGCGCCGGGGGCCTATGCCGCGGCGGAGTTGTCGCTGCCGCGCGGCGCGCACGCCGGGGTCCTCTTCACCTGGTACGGCGCGGAAGACTGGAGCGGCTCATTCGCACTCCGGCGGCCGCTGCGCACGCCGCTGGAGCTGGGTACCCGGCCGACCTACTACGACAGCGGCCTGTCGCTGGCGGCCGGGCTGGACGTCGATCAACGCCCGGCGCTGGAGCCGTGGATCGGGCTGGATTCGGTGCGGCTGCCCGGAGCCGTTCCCCACTGGGCATCGCTGCGGCAGCGGTCCACGGTGCTGCCGCGCGACGGCACCTGGTCGCTGCAATCGAGTCTGGCGGCGGCGGTGCCGCTGCGCATCGTGCCGCGCGTGTACCTGGTGCCGAGCGTCGACCTGGGCGCCGACTGGCGCCTGTTCGGCATCGGCAGCGCGCCGCCGGCAGGCGTGGAGAGCCGGTTGCGCGCCGGCGACCGAAGCGAGGCCGGCGGTCAGCCGGCGACCGGGCGCGCCCTTGGCGGTGTGGATCTGCTGGTGCCACTGGTCGGTGGGCGCGAGGACCGGCTCCTGGACCTGGTGGTGTTCCGCAGCCTCACGGCGGCGCTCTACTTCGAAGCCGAGAACCGCTTCACCGCGTTCCCGGCGCTCGGCGACGGACGGGAATGGAGTCCGCATGCCGGGATCGAGCTGAGTGCGGGCATCACATCCCTGATCGACGTACCCTTGGCGATCGCCGGCGGGCTCGACGTTCCGCTGCGCACCGCCGGCGACCCGTCGACGTGGCGCTTCTACCTGTCGGCGAACCTGCCACTCCGCCTCTACACCCTGCTGCTCGCCGATTGA
- a CDS encoding PIN domain-containing protein, translated as MAWLLDTGPLVAFFDRRDHHHEWAMEQWARAPIPLLTCEAVLAEATYLLQEHAGLNPARVLELIERGVVTVPFQVTEHSAAVSRLLDKYADQNMQLADACLVRMSEISRSSYVFTIDQKDFSVYRRFERRVIPLVAPPRC; from the coding sequence ATGGCGTGGCTGCTGGATACCGGCCCGTTGGTGGCATTTTTCGACCGGCGGGACCACCACCATGAGTGGGCAATGGAACAATGGGCGCGCGCACCGATACCGCTCCTCACCTGCGAGGCGGTGCTTGCGGAGGCCACCTACCTGCTCCAGGAGCACGCGGGCCTGAACCCCGCGCGCGTGCTGGAACTGATCGAACGCGGCGTCGTGACCGTGCCATTTCAGGTCACGGAACACTCAGCGGCGGTGTCGCGCCTGCTCGACAAGTACGCCGACCAGAACATGCAGTTGGCCGACGCCTGCCTGGTCCGTATGTCCGAGATCTCACGCAGCAGCTACGTGTTCACCATCGACCAGAAGGATTTCAGCGTGTACCGCCGCTTCGAACGCCGAGTGATCCCACTCGTGGCTCCACCCCGGTGCTGA
- a CDS encoding DUF6364 family protein — MLRDNTYMGTRKSKLTLTADVSVITMAKRLAAQRNTSVSALFSRLIVSMQAEQNADDSDLGPLTRRASGLVTLADGRSDRDLLADALADKHGLSG, encoded by the coding sequence ATGTTACGCGACAATACGTATATGGGAACGCGAAAGAGCAAGCTGACCCTTACCGCGGATGTGTCGGTCATCACGATGGCCAAGCGTTTGGCGGCGCAGAGAAACACGAGCGTGTCGGCACTGTTCTCCCGCCTGATCGTGTCGATGCAAGCGGAGCAGAATGCGGATGACAGTGACCTCGGGCCGCTGACTCGGAGGGCATCCGGACTCGTCACCTTGGCGGACGGGCGTTCCGACCGTGATCTGCTCGCGGATGCCCTCGCCGACAAGCACGGATTGTCCGGGTGA
- a CDS encoding mannonate dehydratase, whose product MLAQLGVLHVDQTPAEPWSEWTADTLKALRDRFARHGIELEMIHVPLSARSALQDEAGAIFLGPSDARDRQIERMCETVRMAAAAGLRGINYNITLLGHLRTAPRHGRGGAILSSFELDKLDRTRGAFEGGAADEDTMWERIDHWLRHIMPVAEEYGIQMACHPSDPGIGYGVQYRGVARVLGMVDGFKKLIDLYDSPCNGLNFCLGCFSEALRNPAEEIYDVIRYFGERGKIFNVHFRNIKGGLGDFVEVFPDEGDVDMVRALRTFKEVGYRYMIMPDHVPGLSGAEPRQVGFAYTYGYIHALLQAIEA is encoded by the coding sequence GTGCTCGCCCAGTTGGGCGTGCTGCACGTCGACCAGACCCCCGCCGAGCCGTGGTCGGAGTGGACCGCGGACACGCTGAAGGCGCTGCGCGACCGCTTCGCCCGGCACGGCATCGAGTTGGAGATGATTCACGTGCCGCTGAGCGCACGCTCGGCCCTGCAGGACGAGGCCGGCGCCATCTTCCTCGGCCCGAGCGACGCACGCGACCGGCAGATCGAGCGCATGTGCGAGACGGTGCGCATGGCGGCCGCCGCCGGGCTGCGCGGCATCAACTACAACATCACCCTGCTCGGCCACCTGCGCACGGCGCCGCGCCACGGTCGCGGCGGGGCCATCCTGTCGTCGTTCGAGCTGGACAAGCTCGACCGGACGCGCGGTGCGTTCGAGGGCGGCGCCGCGGACGAGGACACCATGTGGGAGCGCATCGACCACTGGCTACGCCACATCATGCCGGTAGCCGAGGAGTACGGCATCCAGATGGCGTGCCACCCCTCCGACCCCGGCATCGGCTACGGCGTGCAGTACCGTGGCGTGGCGCGCGTTCTCGGCATGGTGGACGGTTTCAAGAAGCTGATCGACCTGTACGACAGCCCCTGCAACGGTCTCAACTTCTGCCTCGGCTGCTTCTCGGAAGCGCTACGCAACCCCGCCGAGGAGATCTACGACGTGATCCGCTATTTCGGTGAGCGCGGCAAGATCTTCAACGTCCACTTCCGCAACATCAAGGGCGGTCTCGGCGACTTCGTCGAAGTGTTCCCGGACGAGGGCGACGTCGACATGGTGCGCGCGCTGCGCACGTTCAAGGAGGTCGGCTACCGCTACATGATCATGCCCGACCACGTCCCCGGCCTGTCCGGCGCCGAACCGCGGCAGGTCGGCTTCGCCTACACCTACGGCTACATCCACGCCCTCCTGCAAGCGATCGAGGCCTGA